The Saccharopolyspora gloriosae genome window below encodes:
- a CDS encoding DUF1416 domain-containing protein produces MSLDGCGAPQQTSTAVAEDTDQIVVTGKVHSGSTPVGGAFVRLLDATGEFTAEVVSSPEGDFRFYAAPGSWTVRALHRDGKGQSDVSASGPGVHPVDIAVA; encoded by the coding sequence ATGAGCCTGGACGGATGCGGTGCGCCGCAGCAGACTTCGACCGCCGTCGCCGAGGACACCGACCAGATCGTCGTGACCGGCAAGGTGCACTCCGGTTCCACGCCGGTCGGCGGCGCGTTCGTGCGGCTGCTGGACGCCACCGGTGAGTTCACCGCCGAGGTCGTGTCCTCCCCGGAGGGCGACTTCCGGTTCTACGCCGCGCCCGGATCGTGGACGGTGCGCGCGCTGCACCGCGACGGCAAGGGCCAGTCGGACGTGTCCGCCTCCGGACCGGGCGTCCACCCCGTGGACATCGCTGTCGCCTGA
- a CDS encoding sulfurtransferase translates to MSRAEVLVSTDWAEQNLNTDKVVFAEVDEDTTAYDGGHIPGAIKLDWRNDLQDHVRRDFVSRAGFEKLLSAKGIANDDTVILYGGNNNWFAAYAYWYFKLYGHQDVKLLDGGRKKWELDGRKLVKDEPNRAGTSYQAQEPDTSIRAFRDEVVDAIGAQNLVDVRSPDEFAGKLVAPAHLPQESAQRAGHIPQAVNVPWSKTANEDGTFKSDDDLKKIYAEAGLDDSKDTIAYCRIGERSSHSWFVLRELLGHANVKNYDGSWTEYGSLVGVPVENPSQQGA, encoded by the coding sequence ATGAGCCGTGCAGAGGTCCTGGTCTCCACCGATTGGGCCGAACAGAACCTGAACACCGACAAGGTCGTGTTCGCCGAGGTGGACGAGGACACGACCGCCTACGACGGTGGCCACATCCCCGGCGCCATCAAGCTGGACTGGCGCAACGACCTGCAGGATCACGTGCGCCGCGACTTCGTCAGCCGGGCCGGCTTCGAGAAGCTGCTCTCGGCCAAGGGCATCGCCAACGACGACACGGTGATCCTCTACGGCGGCAACAACAACTGGTTCGCCGCCTACGCCTACTGGTACTTCAAGCTCTACGGCCACCAGGACGTGAAGCTGCTCGACGGCGGGCGCAAGAAGTGGGAGCTCGACGGCCGCAAGCTCGTCAAGGACGAGCCGAACCGCGCGGGCACCAGCTACCAGGCGCAGGAGCCCGACACCTCGATCCGCGCGTTCCGCGACGAGGTCGTCGACGCCATCGGCGCGCAGAACCTGGTCGACGTGCGCTCGCCCGACGAGTTCGCGGGCAAGCTGGTCGCGCCGGCGCACCTGCCGCAGGAGTCGGCGCAGCGCGCCGGGCACATCCCGCAGGCCGTGAACGTGCCGTGGAGCAAGACCGCCAACGAGGACGGCACCTTCAAGTCCGACGACGACCTCAAGAAGATCTACGCCGAGGCCGGCCTGGACGACTCGAAGGACACCATCGCCTACTGCCGCATCGGGGAGCGCTCGTCGCACAGCTGGTTCGTGCTGCGTGAGCTGCTCGGGCACGCCAACGTCAAGAACTACGACGGTTCCTGGACCGAGTACGGCTCGCTGGTGGGCGTGCCGGTCGAGAACCCGAGCCAACAGGGAGCGTGA
- a CDS encoding DUF4395 domain-containing protein, protein MLMPATLDPRGVRFTAAITSVILAIGLVTGSWRVLAVQTVLFALCAFVGMGLNPWGAVFRSAVAPKLPPIPESEREAPAPVRFSQGVGFVFTVVATAGYALEWTTLGMVANAFALVAALLNAAFGYCLGCQLYLVLRRVVPAKQAHTG, encoded by the coding sequence ATGCTCATGCCCGCCACCCTGGACCCGCGTGGAGTCCGCTTCACCGCCGCCATCACCAGCGTGATCCTGGCCATCGGCCTGGTCACCGGGAGTTGGCGCGTGCTCGCGGTGCAAACGGTGCTGTTCGCGTTATGCGCTTTCGTCGGCATGGGTCTCAACCCGTGGGGAGCGGTGTTCCGCTCCGCCGTGGCGCCGAAGCTGCCGCCGATCCCGGAATCCGAGCGGGAAGCCCCGGCGCCGGTGCGCTTCTCGCAGGGGGTCGGCTTCGTGTTCACGGTGGTCGCCACCGCCGGATACGCCCTGGAATGGACCACGTTGGGCATGGTCGCCAACGCGTTCGCCCTGGTGGCGGCGTTGCTGAACGCGGCCTTCGGCTACTGCCTCGGCTGCCAGCTGTACCTGGTGCTGCGCCGGGTCGTCCCGGCGAAGCAGGCCCACACCGGGTGA
- a CDS encoding TlpA family protein disulfide reductase — MTGWVVLLAVVAATLVFGAVWRAREGRVRPAATTTPLGAGEPATGSGKTAAPAGVAPDVPDQLPDGLRARLGDLDGTGVTLLQLSTTFCAPCRHTRILLADLAQRTEGMRHVEVDLTDHPEWSTPLRVHRTPTTLALDGSGTELFRVGGVPRRDELTAALRPHLP, encoded by the coding sequence ATGACCGGCTGGGTCGTGCTGCTCGCCGTCGTCGCGGCGACGCTCGTGTTCGGGGCGGTCTGGCGCGCCCGCGAGGGCCGGGTGCGCCCGGCGGCGACGACCACCCCGCTCGGGGCGGGCGAACCCGCGACCGGATCCGGGAAGACCGCGGCGCCCGCGGGCGTTGCACCGGACGTGCCCGATCAACTCCCCGACGGCCTGCGCGCCCGGCTCGGCGACCTCGACGGAACCGGGGTGACGCTGCTGCAGCTGTCCACCACGTTCTGCGCGCCCTGCAGGCACACCCGCATCCTGCTGGCCGACCTGGCGCAGCGCACCGAGGGCATGCGCCACGTCGAGGTCGACCTCACCGATCACCCGGAGTGGTCCACGCCGCTGCGCGTGCACCGCACGCCCACGACGCTCGCACTGGACGGCTCCGGCACCGAGCTGTTCCGCGTCGGCGGGGTGCCCCGCCGCGACGAGCTCACGGCCGCGCTGCGACCGCACCTGCCATGA
- a CDS encoding LmeA family phospholipid-binding protein — translation MKKLVVTLVIVLGLLVVADYGAASVAEYQVSQKVREQLKLDEDPSVRVHGFPFLTQAVAGDYQDVELAAKAVRVGELSELGVEANLHHARVALGDVIAGKADEIQVDELVGRVKLKASDVGRYIGITDLTINPAPKDALDEPADGNDGSGSTTGTGASDPSRATVALDGSLDIAGNNVRVKVIGVLSLLNGQITIEPKKLDIADQALSDIPLGDVFEKSILQQFTTTIDPGVLPFSVTPTAVRVERGALVMEGTAQDVTIGSGGVTTG, via the coding sequence GTGAAGAAGCTCGTCGTCACCCTCGTCATCGTCCTCGGCCTGCTGGTGGTCGCCGACTACGGCGCGGCGTCGGTCGCCGAGTACCAGGTGTCGCAGAAGGTCCGCGAACAGCTGAAGCTCGACGAGGACCCGTCCGTGCGGGTGCACGGCTTCCCGTTCCTCACCCAGGCCGTCGCCGGGGACTACCAGGACGTGGAGCTCGCCGCGAAGGCCGTGCGGGTCGGGGAGCTCAGCGAGCTCGGCGTCGAGGCGAACCTGCACCACGCCCGGGTCGCGCTCGGCGACGTGATCGCCGGCAAGGCCGACGAGATCCAGGTCGACGAGCTGGTCGGCCGGGTGAAGCTCAAGGCCTCCGACGTGGGCCGCTACATCGGCATCACGGACCTGACGATCAACCCGGCACCGAAGGACGCCCTCGACGAACCGGCCGACGGAAACGACGGATCGGGCAGCACCACCGGGACCGGCGCGAGCGACCCGAGCCGGGCCACGGTCGCGCTCGACGGCTCCCTCGACATCGCGGGCAACAACGTGCGGGTGAAGGTCATCGGGGTGCTGTCGCTGCTCAACGGCCAGATCACCATCGAGCCGAAGAAGCTCGACATCGCCGACCAGGCGCTGTCGGACATCCCGCTGGGCGACGTGTTCGAGAAGTCGATCCTGCAGCAGTTCACCACCACCATCGACCCCGGCGTGCTGCCGTTCTCCGTCACGCCCACCGCGGTTCGGGTGGAGCGGGGCGCGCTGGTCATGGAGGGCACCGCGCAGGACGTCACGATCGGCTCCGGCGGGGTGACCACCGGATGA
- a CDS encoding alpha/beta hydrolase, protein MNGPRSHVTATFRPRPITLTAADGVRLRGLYHRCPRGSDLAFAVGHGFTNHIRKPAVRRVLRRLAEHGSVLAVDFRGHGRSAGVTSVGPTEVQDITAALTRLRELGHRRVVTLGFSLGGSVVLRHAALAAPAERPDAMISVSGPARWWVRDTPAMRRVHWLLEQPHGRWTARLLGVRLGGEWPEVPASPIELAPRLAPTPTLLVHGTDDHYFPVADAEALHAAAGGELWLEPGMRHAESATGGALVDRMAAWARTAVGPPPRAAAR, encoded by the coding sequence GTGAATGGGCCGCGAAGCCACGTTACGGCCACGTTTCGGCCGCGCCCGATCACGCTGACCGCGGCCGACGGAGTCCGGCTCCGCGGCCTCTACCACCGCTGCCCGCGCGGCTCTGACCTGGCGTTCGCCGTCGGGCACGGATTCACCAACCACATCCGGAAACCCGCGGTGCGCCGAGTGCTGCGGCGACTCGCCGAGCACGGGTCGGTGCTCGCCGTCGACTTCCGCGGCCACGGCCGCTCCGCCGGGGTCACCTCCGTCGGGCCGACGGAGGTCCAGGACATCACGGCCGCGTTGACCCGGTTGCGCGAACTGGGGCACCGGCGCGTGGTGACCCTCGGGTTCTCGCTCGGCGGCTCGGTGGTGCTGCGCCACGCGGCGCTGGCCGCACCGGCCGAGCGCCCGGACGCGATGATCTCGGTGAGCGGCCCGGCGCGCTGGTGGGTGCGGGACACCCCGGCGATGCGCCGGGTGCACTGGCTGCTGGAGCAGCCGCACGGCCGGTGGACCGCACGGCTGCTGGGAGTGCGGCTCGGCGGCGAGTGGCCCGAGGTCCCCGCCTCCCCGATCGAACTGGCGCCGCGGCTCGCCCCGACCCCGACGCTGCTGGTGCACGGCACCGACGACCACTACTTCCCGGTGGCCGACGCGGAGGCGCTGCACGCCGCCGCGGGCGGTGAGCTGTGGCTGGAACCGGGCATGCGGCACGCGGAGAGCGCCACCGGCGGCGCCCTCGTCGACCGGATGGCGGCCTGGGCGCGCACCGCGGTCGGCCCGCCACCGCGAGCAGCGGCGCGCTGA
- a CDS encoding winged helix-turn-helix transcriptional regulator translates to MSSELLLLTSDQNGEAALPALALLPHRVRVLPPDPGAILSAGTHDVVLVDARTDLAGARDLCRVLASGDAPVIAIVNEGGLVTISAEWGVDDILLPTSGPAEVDARMRLLTTRRTSENATADGSLSVGDLVIEEATYTARLKGRALELTYKEFELLKYLAQHAGRVFTRAQLLQEVWGYDFFGGTRTVDVHVRRLRAKLGAEYDSMIGTVRNVGYKFVRPARPGQAQPKTPVDADATAVAEAEAIIASHA, encoded by the coding sequence ATGAGTTCCGAACTGCTGCTGTTGACCAGCGATCAGAACGGCGAAGCCGCACTGCCGGCACTGGCCCTGCTGCCGCACCGCGTGCGCGTCCTGCCGCCCGACCCCGGCGCCATCCTCTCCGCGGGCACCCACGACGTGGTGCTGGTCGACGCCCGCACCGATCTGGCGGGGGCGCGGGACCTGTGCCGCGTGCTCGCCTCCGGCGACGCCCCGGTGATCGCGATCGTGAACGAGGGCGGCCTCGTCACGATCAGCGCCGAGTGGGGCGTGGACGACATCCTGCTGCCGACCAGCGGCCCCGCCGAGGTCGACGCGCGGATGCGGCTGCTGACCACGCGCCGCACCAGTGAGAACGCCACCGCGGACGGTTCGCTGTCGGTCGGCGACCTGGTCATCGAGGAGGCGACCTACACGGCGCGGCTCAAGGGCCGGGCGCTGGAGCTCACCTACAAGGAGTTCGAGCTGCTGAAGTACCTGGCGCAGCACGCGGGCCGGGTGTTCACCCGCGCGCAGCTGCTCCAGGAGGTGTGGGGCTACGACTTCTTCGGCGGCACCCGCACCGTCGACGTGCACGTGCGACGGCTGCGCGCGAAGCTCGGCGCCGAGTACGACTCGATGATCGGCACCGTGCGCAACGTGGGCTACAAGTTCGTCCGCCCCGCCCGCCCCGGCCAGGCGCAGCCGAAGACCCCGGTGGACGCCGACGCGACGGCCGTCGCCGAAGCCGAAGCGATCATCGCCTCGCACGCCTGA
- the mshD gene encoding mycothiol synthase, whose protein sequence is MQLTWRNGLDKAEVAEVMALLGAAEQADGVAPAGEHVILRLRAHRDVAQQIEPVQADVRSEHFVVRDAADALLGYAHLDVGGEPGEPLVAELAVHPEHRRRGVGARLVEALLERADLAQAPEDDTGRLRVWSHGEHPGALRLAARFGFARPRELWRMGVRLADAELPEVSLPESVTIRAFRPGADEAEVVRVNHRAFQWHPEQGAMSEADLREKEGEDWFDAAGFLLAVDSRDRLLGFHWTKVHPGGEGEVYVVGVDPDTQGNGLGKSLTVAGLRYLRQLGCSWVLLYVEGDNAPAVKVYQRLGFERTDVDVQFGR, encoded by the coding sequence GTGCAGCTGACGTGGCGAAACGGACTGGACAAGGCCGAGGTGGCCGAGGTGATGGCGCTGCTCGGCGCGGCGGAGCAGGCCGACGGGGTCGCTCCCGCCGGGGAGCACGTGATCTTGCGGTTGCGCGCGCACCGCGATGTGGCGCAGCAGATCGAACCGGTGCAGGCGGACGTGCGGTCGGAGCACTTCGTGGTGCGCGACGCCGCGGACGCGCTGCTCGGCTACGCCCACCTCGACGTCGGCGGCGAACCGGGCGAGCCGCTGGTGGCGGAGCTCGCCGTGCACCCCGAGCACCGGCGCCGCGGCGTCGGCGCCCGGCTCGTCGAGGCGCTGCTGGAACGCGCCGACCTCGCGCAGGCCCCCGAGGACGACACCGGCCGGTTGCGGGTGTGGTCGCACGGGGAGCACCCGGGTGCGCTGCGGTTGGCGGCCCGGTTCGGCTTCGCCCGGCCGCGCGAGCTGTGGCGGATGGGGGTGCGGCTCGCCGACGCGGAGCTGCCGGAGGTGTCGCTGCCGGAGTCGGTGACGATCCGCGCGTTCCGGCCCGGCGCGGACGAGGCCGAGGTGGTGCGGGTCAATCACCGTGCGTTCCAGTGGCACCCGGAGCAGGGCGCGATGAGCGAGGCGGACCTGCGGGAGAAGGAGGGCGAGGACTGGTTCGACGCGGCCGGGTTCTTGCTCGCAGTGGACTCGCGGGACCGGTTGCTCGGCTTCCACTGGACGAAGGTGCATCCCGGCGGCGAGGGCGAGGTCTACGTCGTCGGAGTCGACCCGGACACGCAGGGTAATGGCTTGGGGAAGTCGTTGACGGTGGCCGGTTTGCGGTATTTGCGCCAGCTCGGCTGTTCCTGGGTGCTGCTCTACGTGGAGGGCGATAACGCGCCCGCCGTCAAGGTCTACCAGCGGTTGGGCTTCGAGCGGACGGACGTCGACGTGCAGTTCGGTCGCTGA
- the pstS gene encoding phosphate ABC transporter substrate-binding protein PstS, translating into MKIKRHSAALGFLAAGTLVLSACGSDQNVKAEDVNPALSNLNVECGTQPVSSEGSSAQKNAMDVFARDYSSKCEGQELRYTKSGSGKGVSAFNAGQIDFGGSDSPLDEEDGEVAKAAERCQGNPAWNLPMVFGPIAISYNIPGVSDLTLNPELIGKIYQGQVKNWNDPAIAALNPGKQLPDLDIVPFYRSDESGTSDNFQKYLKTSTNGAWTGEGKQFRGGPGVGQGKEGSDQVSQAVQATPGGISYIEWSFPKNLGLGIAKIDSGAGPVELTTANVGKAINEAKIEGEGNDLRVDLDSIYGNKAPGVYPIVLNTYEIVCSKGYEPETAKGVKAALTVAANANPTELEEAGYVPLPQEFKDKVLTAVNAIS; encoded by the coding sequence GTGAAGATCAAGCGCCACAGTGCCGCGCTGGGCTTCCTCGCGGCGGGCACGCTCGTGCTGTCGGCCTGCGGTAGCGACCAGAACGTCAAGGCGGAGGACGTCAACCCCGCCCTGTCGAACCTGAACGTGGAATGCGGCACCCAGCCCGTCTCCTCCGAGGGCTCCTCCGCGCAGAAGAACGCCATGGACGTGTTCGCCCGCGACTACAGCTCCAAGTGCGAGGGCCAGGAGCTGCGCTACACCAAGTCCGGTTCCGGCAAGGGCGTGTCCGCCTTCAACGCCGGCCAGATCGACTTCGGCGGATCCGACTCGCCGCTGGACGAGGAGGACGGCGAGGTCGCGAAGGCCGCGGAGCGCTGCCAGGGCAACCCCGCCTGGAACCTCCCGATGGTCTTCGGGCCGATCGCGATCTCGTACAACATCCCGGGCGTGAGCGACCTGACGCTGAACCCCGAGCTGATCGGCAAGATCTACCAGGGCCAGGTCAAGAACTGGAACGACCCGGCGATCGCGGCGCTCAACCCCGGCAAGCAGCTGCCGGACCTCGACATCGTGCCGTTCTACCGCTCCGACGAGTCCGGCACCTCGGACAACTTCCAGAAGTACCTGAAGACCTCCACCAACGGCGCGTGGACCGGTGAGGGCAAGCAGTTCCGCGGTGGCCCCGGCGTCGGCCAGGGCAAGGAAGGCAGCGACCAGGTCTCCCAGGCCGTCCAGGCCACGCCCGGCGGCATCAGCTACATCGAGTGGTCCTTCCCGAAGAACCTCGGCCTCGGCATCGCCAAGATCGACAGCGGTGCGGGCCCGGTGGAGCTGACCACCGCCAACGTCGGCAAGGCCATCAACGAGGCCAAGATCGAGGGCGAGGGCAACGACCTGCGCGTCGACCTCGACTCGATCTACGGCAACAAGGCCCCCGGCGTCTACCCGATCGTGCTCAACACCTACGAGATCGTGTGCTCGAAGGGCTACGAGCCGGAGACCGCCAAGGGCGTCAAGGCCGCGCTGACCGTCGCCGCGAACGCCAACCCCACCGAACTCGAAGAAGCCGGGTACGTGCCGCTCCCGCAGGAGTTCAAGGACAAGGTGCTGACCGCGGTCAACGCCATCTCCTGA
- the pstC gene encoding phosphate ABC transporter permease subunit PstC: MSAPEAPAADEPKKVVRAGDRVFQSLATGSGIFIVALIAAVGIFLLLRAFPSLQANQVSFLFSRVWDTSDPNNLKFGITDLAWVTVASSLVALVIAMPVSCGIALFLTQYAPRSLARPFAYIVDLLAAVPSVVYGLWGVVALAPVLNPVATWLNTNLGWVPIFADGNVPANSGANIFTAGIVLAVMILPTITGVTREVFQRTPTAHIEGAQALGATRWEVVRTTVWPFGRNGFIGGSMLGLGRALGETVALTIILSGVNIGPNFSVFDAGATFASKIALGSAEFVNDMQVGAYISAGLVLFVLTFAVNAIARWIESASGKGKA; encoded by the coding sequence ATTTCCGCTCCCGAAGCACCCGCCGCGGACGAACCGAAGAAGGTAGTCCGCGCGGGTGATCGCGTATTCCAGTCCCTGGCCACCGGCTCCGGGATCTTCATCGTCGCGCTGATCGCGGCGGTCGGCATCTTCCTCCTGCTGCGGGCCTTCCCGTCGCTGCAGGCCAACCAGGTGAGCTTCCTGTTCAGCCGGGTCTGGGACACCAGCGACCCGAACAACCTGAAGTTCGGCATCACCGACCTGGCCTGGGTCACCGTGGCGAGCTCGCTGGTGGCGCTGGTGATCGCGATGCCGGTCTCCTGCGGCATCGCGCTGTTCCTCACCCAGTACGCGCCGCGCTCGCTGGCCCGGCCGTTCGCCTACATCGTCGACCTGCTGGCCGCGGTGCCGTCGGTGGTCTACGGCCTGTGGGGCGTGGTGGCGCTGGCGCCGGTGCTGAACCCGGTCGCGACCTGGCTGAACACCAACCTGGGCTGGGTGCCGATCTTCGCCGACGGCAACGTGCCCGCCAACAGCGGCGCGAACATCTTCACCGCCGGGATCGTGCTGGCCGTGATGATCCTGCCGACCATCACCGGCGTCACCCGCGAGGTCTTCCAGCGCACACCCACCGCGCACATCGAAGGCGCCCAGGCGCTCGGCGCGACCCGGTGGGAGGTCGTGCGCACCACGGTGTGGCCGTTCGGCCGCAACGGTTTCATCGGCGGTTCGATGCTCGGGCTCGGCCGAGCCCTGGGCGAGACCGTCGCGCTGACGATCATCCTCAGCGGCGTGAACATCGGTCCGAACTTCAGCGTCTTCGACGCCGGCGCCACCTTCGCCTCGAAGATCGCCCTCGGTTCCGCGGAGTTCGTCAACGACATGCAGGTGGGCGCCTACATCTCGGCCGGTCTGGTGCTGTTCGTGCTCACCTTCGCGGTGAACGCGATCGCCCGGTGGATCGAGAGCGCCAGCGGTAAGGGGAAAGCATGA
- the pstA gene encoding phosphate ABC transporter permease PstA — MRTDTADVERPAATPAFQPLGFGRKLKNGAATALFGAAFLIAVIPLLWVLFTLLQKGLAPLLRPDWWSHSFNGLTANDYNGGIYHALMGTLLEGLVCAIISVPLGVLVGVYLIEYGQDSRFAKVATFTVDILSGLPSIVAGLFIYALWITTFGFNRSGFAVALSLVLLMVPVVVRVTETMLLIVPDELREASYALGVPKWKTIVKIVLPTALSGILTGVMLGLARVLGETAPLLILVGYAKAISFNLFDGGLASLPLVIYTERSTGTEAGDYRVWGAALTLVLVIMLINLAASLLSRLFAVKTK; from the coding sequence ATGAGAACGGACACCGCTGACGTGGAACGGCCCGCCGCGACACCGGCGTTCCAGCCCCTCGGGTTCGGGCGGAAGCTGAAGAACGGCGCGGCGACCGCGCTGTTCGGGGCCGCGTTCCTGATCGCCGTGATCCCGCTGCTGTGGGTGCTGTTCACGCTGCTGCAGAAGGGCCTCGCGCCGCTGCTGCGGCCGGACTGGTGGAGCCACTCGTTCAACGGGCTGACCGCCAACGACTACAACGGCGGCATCTACCACGCGCTGATGGGGACGCTGCTCGAAGGCCTCGTGTGCGCGATCATCTCGGTGCCGCTGGGCGTGCTCGTCGGCGTCTACCTGATCGAGTACGGGCAGGACTCGCGCTTCGCGAAGGTCGCCACGTTCACCGTGGACATCCTCAGCGGCCTGCCCTCGATCGTGGCCGGGCTGTTCATCTACGCGCTGTGGATCACGACGTTCGGCTTCAACCGCAGCGGTTTCGCGGTGGCGCTGTCGCTGGTGCTGCTGATGGTGCCGGTGGTCGTGCGGGTCACCGAGACGATGCTGCTGATCGTCCCGGACGAACTGCGCGAAGCCTCCTACGCGCTGGGGGTGCCGAAGTGGAAGACGATCGTCAAGATCGTGCTCCCCACCGCGCTGTCCGGCATCCTGACCGGTGTCATGCTCGGCTTGGCGCGGGTGCTCGGCGAGACCGCGCCGCTGCTGATCCTGGTGGGCTACGCGAAGGCCATCAGCTTCAACCTCTTCGACGGCGGCCTGGCTTCGCTGCCGCTGGTCATCTACACCGAGCGCAGCACCGGCACCGAGGCCGGCGACTACCGCGTCTGGGGCGCCGCGCTCACCCTCGTTCTCGTCATCATGCTGATCAACCTCGCTGCGTCGCTGCTGTCGAGGCTGTTCGCCGTCAAGACCAAGTAG
- the pstB gene encoding phosphate ABC transporter ATP-binding protein PstB gives MAKRLDIKDLNLYYGKFHAVQDVTLQVPARSVTAFIGPSGCGKSTVLRSLNRMHEVIAGARVEGKVLIDGEDIYGAHVDPVQVRRTIGMVFQRPNPFPTMSIRDNVVAGLKLAGEKNKKRLDEVAERALRGANLWEEVKDRLGKPGGGLSGGQQQRLCIARAIAVQPDVLLMDEPCSALDPISTLAIEDLISTLKQEYTIVIVTHNMQQAARVSDQTAFFNLRAVGEPGQLVEIDETGRIFSNPSQKATEDYISGRFG, from the coding sequence ATGGCCAAGCGCCTCGATATCAAGGACCTGAACCTGTACTACGGCAAGTTCCACGCCGTGCAGGACGTGACCCTGCAGGTTCCGGCTCGCAGCGTCACCGCGTTCATCGGCCCCTCGGGCTGCGGCAAGTCGACCGTGCTGCGCTCGCTGAACCGGATGCACGAGGTCATCGCCGGTGCTCGCGTCGAGGGCAAGGTGCTCATCGACGGCGAGGACATCTACGGCGCCCACGTCGACCCGGTGCAGGTCCGCCGCACCATCGGCATGGTGTTCCAGCGGCCGAACCCGTTCCCCACGATGTCCATCCGGGACAACGTGGTGGCGGGTCTGAAGCTCGCCGGGGAGAAGAACAAGAAGCGCCTCGACGAGGTCGCGGAGCGGGCGCTGCGCGGCGCGAACCTGTGGGAAGAGGTCAAGGACCGGCTGGGCAAGCCCGGCGGCGGCCTCTCCGGCGGTCAGCAGCAGCGGCTCTGCATCGCGCGCGCCATCGCGGTGCAGCCGGACGTGCTGCTGATGGACGAGCCGTGCTCGGCGCTGGACCCGATCTCCACGCTGGCGATCGAGGACCTGATCTCGACGCTGAAGCAGGAGTACACGATCGTCATCGTCACCCACAACATGCAGCAGGCGGCGCGCGTCAGCGACCAGACCGCGTTCTTCAACCTGCGCGCCGTGGGCGAGCCCGGTCAGCTCGTCGAGATCGACGAGACCGGCCGCATCTTCTCCAACCCCAGCCAGAAGGCCACCGAGGACTACATCTCGGGCCGCTTCGGCTGA
- a CDS encoding oxygenase MpaB family protein — protein MTRARRLPDWADQRKLELAAEFNKSRGLYLNLLNGVGGGMLSTAIPKEARAVYYSKGGADMEDRVAKTSILGFAVGDPNAYRPDGSVVVESVKTRLVHSAVRHLLQSSPGWAQTSGGQRIPISQEDMLVTWHTLPTFAMRRMLDWEVPITRAESDAYLHLWQVTAYLLGIREEYIPATWAAAYRQSDLILGRNMGPTPEGVELTDVLLGQLAEQTSPPLGVTRPLCNALARYLVGDEVAAWDAIPREPVWDPLIKEAWPLLVKFRENLVPLPAVPEVAWTIDEAARQYILFYLTKGEETKIEIPTTNRPG, from the coding sequence ATGACGCGAGCACGCCGCCTCCCGGACTGGGCGGACCAGCGGAAGCTGGAGCTCGCGGCCGAGTTCAACAAGTCCAGGGGCCTCTACCTCAACCTGCTCAACGGGGTCGGCGGCGGCATGTTGAGCACCGCCATCCCGAAGGAGGCCCGCGCCGTCTACTACTCCAAAGGCGGCGCCGACATGGAGGACCGGGTCGCGAAGACGAGCATCCTCGGCTTCGCCGTCGGCGATCCGAACGCCTACCGGCCCGACGGGTCCGTGGTGGTCGAGTCGGTCAAGACCCGGCTGGTGCACTCGGCCGTGCGGCACCTGCTGCAGAGCTCGCCGGGCTGGGCGCAGACCAGCGGCGGGCAGCGGATCCCGATCAGCCAGGAGGACATGCTGGTCACCTGGCACACGCTGCCGACCTTCGCGATGCGCCGGATGCTCGACTGGGAAGTGCCGATCACGCGGGCGGAGTCCGACGCGTACCTGCACCTGTGGCAGGTGACCGCCTACCTGCTCGGCATCCGCGAGGAGTACATCCCCGCGACCTGGGCCGCCGCCTACCGCCAGTCCGACCTGATCCTCGGCCGGAACATGGGGCCCACGCCCGAAGGCGTGGAGCTCACCGACGTCCTGCTGGGGCAGCTCGCCGAGCAGACCAGCCCGCCGCTGGGCGTGACCAGGCCGCTGTGCAACGCGCTCGCCCGGTACCTGGTCGGTGACGAGGTCGCGGCCTGGGACGCCATTCCCCGGGAACCGGTGTGGGATCCGCTGATCAAGGAGGCCTGGCCGCTGCTGGTGAAGTTCCGGGAGAACCTCGTTCCGCTGCCCGCGGTGCCGGAGGTCGCCTGGACCATCGACGAGGCCGCTCGGCAGTACATCCTCTTCTACCTCACCAAGGGCGAGGAAACGAAGATCGAGATCCCGACGACGAACCGGCCCGGCTGA